From one Burkholderia latens genomic stretch:
- a CDS encoding fimbrial protein has translation MTYQEYGIKAFGSYKATIDNKRVYATNIEGIGYAVGIKTVASSPCGADVERWVNGTNVDNVNHYIYCAINGMFSIQPLQAKALINLYKTATTTGAGVISVSNIGSFILRNNKNAWMGPESFFSFGKVEVTTLSCTLGSASIDVRMGEVPVGAFKGAGTSPSDVRTKSFSIPLTCAKGTSINLKLDGTAHDATQGMLKVSGDAGSATGVAIQVLYDDQPVKLGTTFKWKTAESEGTYSIPLKARYVQTGNSIVPGVANGAATFTLTYQ, from the coding sequence TTGACATACCAAGAATACGGGATAAAAGCATTTGGCTCTTACAAAGCCACCATTGACAATAAACGCGTTTACGCGACCAACATCGAAGGAATCGGATACGCAGTCGGCATTAAGACCGTGGCGTCCTCTCCATGCGGCGCGGATGTAGAACGATGGGTCAATGGAACCAACGTGGACAACGTGAACCATTATATATATTGCGCCATCAATGGCATGTTCTCGATTCAACCCCTTCAGGCCAAGGCGCTAATCAACCTCTACAAGACGGCGACGACCACCGGTGCTGGAGTAATCTCTGTCAGCAACATTGGCAGTTTCATTTTGAGAAACAATAAAAACGCCTGGATGGGGCCAGAATCATTCTTCAGCTTCGGCAAGGTCGAAGTTACAACCTTGTCATGCACGCTCGGCAGCGCGTCGATCGATGTTCGGATGGGGGAGGTGCCTGTTGGCGCATTCAAGGGGGCGGGTACATCGCCATCCGATGTCCGAACAAAATCATTCAGCATTCCGCTTACCTGCGCCAAAGGCACAAGTATCAACTTGAAACTGGACGGCACCGCTCACGACGCCACTCAGGGGATGCTGAAAGTTAGCGGGGATGCAGGCAGCGCAACGGGTGTTGCCATTCAGGTGCTTTACGATGACCAACCTGTCAAATTGGGCACCACGTTCAAGTGGAAAACCGCCGAATCCGAGGGCACATATTCTATTCCGCTCAAAGCGCGCTACGTCCAGACAGGCAACAGTATCGTGCCCGGGGTAGCGAACGGCGCCGCGACATTTACGCTCACCTATCAGTAA
- a CDS encoding glutathione S-transferase family protein, which produces MPQDRHLTLYHSPRSRSAGARMLLEELHADYAVHAFDLSTGKHHETDYLAINPMGKVPALRHGDVIVTEQAAVYMYAAELYPEAGLSPAAGDSLRGPYLSWMTFYGSCLEPAVIDRSMNRPPAAYSTSPYGDFDAVIRTIDAQLAKGPYLLGERFTAADVLWGSALNWTTMFKLIPETPVIRAYIDRVLARPAIQRAQAADAALAAEQDKAKAAAAK; this is translated from the coding sequence ATGCCGCAAGACCGTCACCTGACCCTGTACCACTCCCCGCGAAGCCGCTCGGCCGGCGCACGGATGCTGCTCGAGGAACTGCACGCCGACTACGCGGTGCATGCGTTCGATCTGTCCACCGGCAAACACCACGAAACCGACTACCTCGCGATCAATCCGATGGGCAAGGTGCCGGCGCTGCGCCACGGCGACGTGATCGTCACCGAACAGGCGGCTGTCTACATGTACGCGGCGGAGCTGTATCCGGAAGCGGGCCTGTCGCCGGCGGCGGGCGATTCGCTGCGCGGACCGTACCTGAGCTGGATGACGTTTTACGGTTCCTGCCTCGAGCCGGCCGTCATCGACCGTTCGATGAATCGCCCACCTGCCGCGTACTCGACGTCTCCGTACGGCGACTTCGACGCCGTCATCCGCACGATCGACGCGCAACTCGCAAAGGGTCCGTATCTGCTCGGGGAGCGCTTTACGGCGGCCGATGTGCTGTGGGGCTCGGCGCTGAACTGGACCACGATGTTCAAACTCATTCCCGAAACGCCGGTCATTCGCGCATATATCGATCGCGTGCTCGCGCGCCCGGCGATTCAGCGCGCGCAGGCGGCAGACGCGGCCCTCGCCGCCGAGCAGGACAAAGCCAAAGCGGCAGCAGCGAAGTAG
- a CDS encoding AraC family transcriptional regulator has protein sequence MAALRNVTDTPKGVVGPKAFNQRFRLNRYYPRAELACVLDHHWIVEWDLRDQPPYVQRTLPYPCVNLVFDRRQTGIFGVVSGAFETTLTGAGRVIGLRFRPGAFRAFFGKPVHLMTDKVLPVSTLFDCSEAEAEDAVLGADDDAGMVAAAETLLMRVLPPPDPQVERIHAILQVLQQDLRLTQVRDLAERAGMSERTLQQLFSNHVGVTPKWVICRYRLHEAADKLAGGEPVDLAGLAQSLGYFDQAHFTRDFRKLVGKAPAEYRRDDRQV, from the coding sequence ATGGCCGCCTTGCGTAACGTGACCGACACGCCGAAAGGCGTCGTCGGCCCGAAAGCCTTCAATCAGCGCTTCCGCCTGAATCGTTACTACCCGCGCGCCGAGCTGGCCTGCGTGCTCGATCACCACTGGATCGTCGAATGGGACCTGCGCGACCAGCCGCCGTACGTGCAGCGCACGCTGCCGTATCCGTGCGTGAACCTGGTGTTCGATCGCCGGCAGACCGGCATTTTCGGTGTGGTGTCCGGCGCATTCGAGACGACGCTGACGGGCGCTGGACGGGTGATCGGGTTGCGGTTTCGGCCGGGCGCGTTTCGGGCGTTCTTCGGCAAGCCCGTGCACCTGATGACGGACAAGGTGTTGCCGGTGTCGACGCTGTTCGACTGTAGCGAGGCCGAAGCCGAAGACGCGGTGCTCGGTGCGGACGATGACGCCGGGATGGTGGCCGCCGCGGAGACGCTGCTGATGCGCGTGTTGCCGCCGCCCGATCCGCAGGTCGAGCGCATTCACGCGATCCTGCAGGTGTTGCAGCAGGATCTTCGGCTTACGCAGGTGCGTGATCTGGCCGAGCGCGCTGGAATGAGCGAGCGCACGCTGCAGCAGCTTTTTTCGAACCATGTGGGTGTGACGCCGAAGTGGGTGATCTGTCGATACCGGCTGCATGAAGCCGCGGACAAGCTCGCAGGCGGCGAGCCGGTCGATCTCGCCGGGCTGGCTCAATCGTTGGGCTACTTCGATCAGGCACATTTCACGCGGGATTTTCGGAAGCTGGTGGGAAAGGCGCCGGCCGAGTATCGCCGGGACGATCGGCAGGTGTGA